One genomic region from Sparus aurata chromosome 15, fSpaAur1.1, whole genome shotgun sequence encodes:
- the spef1 gene encoding sperm flagellar protein 1 isoform X1: MDRELNEEELQDLYAWIDKIPLSRPKRNITRDFSDGVMAAEVVRYFFPKLVDLHNYIPANSTQQKLSNWSVLNRKVFSKLNFHVPGETVRRIVLSTSGVIEPILCSLRERIDKKLEHTTENILDLDYYDTREQEKLHAEVRQTEAKRAVQLAGGETKKDDKSRVKNGRPQPAVLCYSDMDPAFRLILQEKEQAVMALQETVELLQMKVSRLEHLVHLKDMRIDDLTRHLETYKAKGNTR; this comes from the exons ATGGACCGAGAATTGAACGAAGAGGAACTCCAGGATTTGTACGCATGGATAGACAAAATACCTCTGTCCCGGCCCAAAAGAAACATCACAAGAGACTTCAGCGACGGGG TGATGGCCGCAGAGGTGGTCAGATATTTCTTCCCAAAGCTTGTCGACCTGCACAACTATATCCCCGCGAACTCCACGCAGCAGAAGCTCAGTAACTGGAGCGTACTCAACAG GAAGGTGTTTTCCAAGCTGAACTTTCACGTGCCCGGGgagacagtgaggaggattGTGCTGAGCACCTCGGGAGTGATAGAGCCTATACTGTGCAGCCTCAGGGAGAGGATAGATAAGAAACTGGAGCACACTACAGAGAATATACTG GATTTGGACTACTATGACACCAGGGAGCAGGAGAAGCTGCACGCAG AAGTTCGTCAGACTGAGGCGAAACGTGCTGTTCAGCTGGCAGGAGGAGAGACGAAAAAAGATGACAAGAGCAGAGTAAAAAATGG CAGACCGCAGCCCGCGGTGCTGTGCTACTCAGACATGGACCCAGCTTTCCGGCTAATCCTGCAGGAAAAAGAGCAGGCTGTCATGGCTTTGCAGGAGACTGtggag CTCCTGCAGATGAAAGTGAGCAGGTTAGAGCATCTGGTTCACTTGAAGGACATGCGCATCGACGACCTGACTCGGCATCTGGAGACGTACAAAGCAAAAGGCAACACACGCTGA
- the spef1 gene encoding sperm flagellar protein 1 isoform X2, producing MDRELNEEELQDLYAWIDKIPLSRPKRNITRDFSDGVMAAEVVRYFFPKLVDLHNYIPANSTQQKLSNWSVLNRKVFSKLNFHVPGETVRRIVLSTSGVIEPILCSLRERIDKKLEHTTENILDLDYYDTREQEKLHAEVRQTEAKRAVQLAGGETKKDDKSRVKNGPQPAVLCYSDMDPAFRLILQEKEQAVMALQETVELLQMKVSRLEHLVHLKDMRIDDLTRHLETYKAKGNTR from the exons ATGGACCGAGAATTGAACGAAGAGGAACTCCAGGATTTGTACGCATGGATAGACAAAATACCTCTGTCCCGGCCCAAAAGAAACATCACAAGAGACTTCAGCGACGGGG TGATGGCCGCAGAGGTGGTCAGATATTTCTTCCCAAAGCTTGTCGACCTGCACAACTATATCCCCGCGAACTCCACGCAGCAGAAGCTCAGTAACTGGAGCGTACTCAACAG GAAGGTGTTTTCCAAGCTGAACTTTCACGTGCCCGGGgagacagtgaggaggattGTGCTGAGCACCTCGGGAGTGATAGAGCCTATACTGTGCAGCCTCAGGGAGAGGATAGATAAGAAACTGGAGCACACTACAGAGAATATACTG GATTTGGACTACTATGACACCAGGGAGCAGGAGAAGCTGCACGCAG AAGTTCGTCAGACTGAGGCGAAACGTGCTGTTCAGCTGGCAGGAGGAGAGACGAAAAAAGATGACAAGAGCAGAGTAAAAAATGG ACCGCAGCCCGCGGTGCTGTGCTACTCAGACATGGACCCAGCTTTCCGGCTAATCCTGCAGGAAAAAGAGCAGGCTGTCATGGCTTTGCAGGAGACTGtggag CTCCTGCAGATGAAAGTGAGCAGGTTAGAGCATCTGGTTCACTTGAAGGACATGCGCATCGACGACCTGACTCGGCATCTGGAGACGTACAAAGCAAAAGGCAACACACGCTGA
- the spef1 gene encoding sperm flagellar protein 1 isoform X3: MDRELNEEELQDLYAWIDKIPLSRPKRNITRDFSDGVMAAEVVRYFFPKLVDLHNYIPANSTQQKLSNWSVLNRKVFSKLNFHVPGETVRRIVLSTSGVIEPILCSLRERIDKKLEHTTENILDLDYYDTREQEKLHAVRQTEAKRAVQLAGGETKKDDKSRVKNGRPQPAVLCYSDMDPAFRLILQEKEQAVMALQETVELLQMKVSRLEHLVHLKDMRIDDLTRHLETYKAKGNTR, from the exons ATGGACCGAGAATTGAACGAAGAGGAACTCCAGGATTTGTACGCATGGATAGACAAAATACCTCTGTCCCGGCCCAAAAGAAACATCACAAGAGACTTCAGCGACGGGG TGATGGCCGCAGAGGTGGTCAGATATTTCTTCCCAAAGCTTGTCGACCTGCACAACTATATCCCCGCGAACTCCACGCAGCAGAAGCTCAGTAACTGGAGCGTACTCAACAG GAAGGTGTTTTCCAAGCTGAACTTTCACGTGCCCGGGgagacagtgaggaggattGTGCTGAGCACCTCGGGAGTGATAGAGCCTATACTGTGCAGCCTCAGGGAGAGGATAGATAAGAAACTGGAGCACACTACAGAGAATATACTG GATTTGGACTACTATGACACCAGGGAGCAGGAGAAGCTGCACGCAG TTCGTCAGACTGAGGCGAAACGTGCTGTTCAGCTGGCAGGAGGAGAGACGAAAAAAGATGACAAGAGCAGAGTAAAAAATGG CAGACCGCAGCCCGCGGTGCTGTGCTACTCAGACATGGACCCAGCTTTCCGGCTAATCCTGCAGGAAAAAGAGCAGGCTGTCATGGCTTTGCAGGAGACTGtggag CTCCTGCAGATGAAAGTGAGCAGGTTAGAGCATCTGGTTCACTTGAAGGACATGCGCATCGACGACCTGACTCGGCATCTGGAGACGTACAAAGCAAAAGGCAACACACGCTGA
- the spef1 gene encoding sperm flagellar protein 1 isoform X4: protein MDRELNEEELQDLYAWIDKIPLSRPKRNITRDFSDGVMAAEVVRYFFPKLVDLHNYIPANSTQQKLSNWSVLNRKVFSKLNFHVPGETVRRIVLSTSGVIEPILCSLRERIDKKLEHTTENILDLDYYDTREQEKLHAVRQTEAKRAVQLAGGETKKDDKSRVKNGPQPAVLCYSDMDPAFRLILQEKEQAVMALQETVELLQMKVSRLEHLVHLKDMRIDDLTRHLETYKAKGNTR, encoded by the exons ATGGACCGAGAATTGAACGAAGAGGAACTCCAGGATTTGTACGCATGGATAGACAAAATACCTCTGTCCCGGCCCAAAAGAAACATCACAAGAGACTTCAGCGACGGGG TGATGGCCGCAGAGGTGGTCAGATATTTCTTCCCAAAGCTTGTCGACCTGCACAACTATATCCCCGCGAACTCCACGCAGCAGAAGCTCAGTAACTGGAGCGTACTCAACAG GAAGGTGTTTTCCAAGCTGAACTTTCACGTGCCCGGGgagacagtgaggaggattGTGCTGAGCACCTCGGGAGTGATAGAGCCTATACTGTGCAGCCTCAGGGAGAGGATAGATAAGAAACTGGAGCACACTACAGAGAATATACTG GATTTGGACTACTATGACACCAGGGAGCAGGAGAAGCTGCACGCAG TTCGTCAGACTGAGGCGAAACGTGCTGTTCAGCTGGCAGGAGGAGAGACGAAAAAAGATGACAAGAGCAGAGTAAAAAATGG ACCGCAGCCCGCGGTGCTGTGCTACTCAGACATGGACCCAGCTTTCCGGCTAATCCTGCAGGAAAAAGAGCAGGCTGTCATGGCTTTGCAGGAGACTGtggag CTCCTGCAGATGAAAGTGAGCAGGTTAGAGCATCTGGTTCACTTGAAGGACATGCGCATCGACGACCTGACTCGGCATCTGGAGACGTACAAAGCAAAAGGCAACACACGCTGA
- the erlin1 gene encoding erlin-1, with translation MTMPHVGAVFAAIAGVVAIMLHSSIHKIEEGHLAVYYRGGALLTSPNGPGYHIMLPFITTFRSVQTTLQTDEIKNVPCGTSGGVMIYFDRIEVVNMLVPFAVVDIVRNYTADYDKTLIFNKIHHELNQFCSVHTLQEVYIELFDIIDENLKTALQKDLNVMAPGLTIQAVRVTKPKIPESIRRNFELMEAEKTRLLITAQTQKVVEKEAETERKKAIIEAQKVAQVAEIHFQQKVMEKETEKRISEIEDAAFLAREKARADAEYYSSAKLAEANRLKLTPEYLELMKYQAIAANSKIYFGQDIPNMFVEGNNGPKSERPPNLPNGQPDLFNKVKPEGQ, from the exons ATGACGATGCCGCATGTAGGTGCAGTATTTGCTGCAATAGCAGGAGTGGTCGCCATCATGTTGCACTCTTCCATTCACAAGATAGAAGAAGGGCATCTTGCTGTGTACTACAG gGGTGGGGCTTTGCTGACTTCTCCCAATGGTCCTGGATATCACATCATGCTGCCTTTTATTACCACCTTCAGATCAGTGCAG acGACACTCCAAACTGATGAGATCAAGAATGTGCCTTGTGGAACGAG TGGTGGTGTGATGATTTATTTTGACAGGATAGAAGTTGTTAACATGCTGGTCCCTTTTGCAG TGGTGGACATTGTGAGGAATTACACTGCTGATTATGACAAAACTCTAATTTTCAACAAGATTCACCATGAACTTAACCAGTTCTGCAGTGTACACACACTACAGGAAGTCTACATCGAGTTGTTCG ACATTATAGATGAGAACCTAAAGACTGCGTTGCAGAAAGATCTTAATGTAATGGCACCAGGACTTACAATACAG GCAGTCCGTGTTACCAAGCCAAAGATCCCCGAGTCTATCAGGAGGAACTTTGAACTCAT ggaAGCAGAGAAGACTCGTCTGTTGATAACAGCTCAGACTCAGAAGGTGGTGGAAAAGGAAGCAGAGACTGAAAGGAAGAAGGCCATTATTG AGGCTCAGAAGGTGGCTCAGGTAGCAGAGATCCATTTCCAGCAGAAGGTGATGGAGAAGGAGACGGAGAAAAGAATCTCTGAAATTGAGG ATGCTGCCTTCCTGGCACGAGAGAAGGCTCGGGCTGATGCAGAATATTACTCCTCTGCCAAGCTGGCTGAAGCAAACCGG TTGAAGTTAACACCGGAGTACCTGGAGCTGATGAAGTACCAGGCCATAGCAGCTAACAGTAAGATCTACTTCGGCCAGGATATCCCCAACATGTTTGTAGAGGGAAACAATGGCCCAAAGTCTGAGCGCCCACCGAATCTTCCTAATGGTCAACCAGACTTGTTTAATAAAGTGAAGCCAGAGGGGCAGTGA
- the LOC115596366 gene encoding inhibitor of nuclear factor kappa-B kinase subunit alpha-like isoform X2, which translates to MTYLYCLWSIAQEETYARYHVLNKPENCCGLKESEVLSLLSDIGSGIQYLHENKIIHRDLKPENIVLQEIDGKLVHKIIDLGYAKDLDQGSLCTSFVGTLQYLAPELFESKPYTVTVDYWSFGTVIFECTCGFRPFLHHMQPVQWTSKVKNKGPKDIMAVEDMNGEVRFSTHLPYPNNLSRPLLEPTESLLQMLLLWDPAARGGGLDPDTKKPSCYTALQNILNMKVIHVLDMTSAQLHSLVLGAEENLHSLQLRLETHTQSHISPLSQELLLETGISLDPRRPPSHCLPEGLRGCDSSIVFLFDKSLNKYSGPLTARPLPDSVNFIVRETKTQLPLSALRKVWGEAVSYICGLKEDYIRLYRGQRAAILSLLRYNTNLTRYKNLLFSQSQQLKAKLAFFKTSIQHDLEQYTKQRHTGVSSEKLLKTWQENEDKADGYMKVADVGYLDEEIVAVHFEIVELQRSPFARRQGDVMEQLEQKAIELYKQLKAKCKSPDPPHGYSDSSDMVKTILQTVQNQDRVLKDLYTHLSTILVCKRRIVDLFPKLERAVGNIKTAEAAVMQMQMKRQKEFWYLLKIACAQSNSPPQSLLQRPTDSETVHELLDANQRYLSQLTSLLQDTTQEMEHSVMEQDWSWTQYRAVKNPTKDSVL; encoded by the exons ATGACTTACCTCTATTGTCTATGGAGTATTGCTCAAGAGGAGACCTACGCAAGGTATCAT GTGCTAAATAAACCAGAAAATTGCTGCGGGCTAAAGGAGAGTGAAGTCCTCTCGCTGCTCAGTGACATTG GTTCTGGTATCCAGTACCTCCATGAAAACAAGATCATTCACAGAGACCTTAAGCCAGAGAACATAGTTCTGCAGGAGATTGATGGGAAG CTTGTCCATAAAATCATAGATCTGGGTTATGCTAAAGACCTTGATCAGGGCAGTCTGTGTACATCCTTTGTTGGAACTCTCCAGTATCTG gCTCCAGAGCTGTTTGAGAGTAAACCCTACACTGTAACAGTGGACTACTGGAGCTTTGGGACTGTGATCTTTGAATGCACTTGTGGCTTTCGACCCTTTTTACACCACATGCAACCTGTACAGTG GACAAGTAAAGTCAAGAACAAAGGTCCCAAAGACATAATGGCAGTGGAGGACATGAATGGGGAAGTCAGATTCTCCACACACCTCCCATATCCCAACAATCTCAGCAG gCCGCTGCTGGAACCAACCGAGTCTCTTCTGCAGATGCTGCTACTGTGGGACCCTGCAGCACGTGGTGGAGGGCTGGATCCAGACACAAAGAAGCCGAGCTGCTACACAGCTTTACAGAATATTCTCAACATGAAG gtGATTCATGTGTTGGACATGACTTCAGCCCAGCTGCACTCGTTGGTTTTGGGTGCTGAGGAGAACTTGCACTCCCTGCAGCTTCgcctggagacacacacacagtcccacaTCTCCCCGCTGAgtcaggagctgctgctggagacgGGAATCTCCCTCGACCCACGCAGACCGCCCTCGCACTGTCTGCCAGAGGGATTG CGAGGCTGTGACAGCTCCATAGTCTTCCTCTTCGATAAGAGCCTGAACAAGTACTCTGGACCACTGACTGCCAGACCTCTGCCCGACAGTGTCAACTTTATAG TGagggagacaaaaacacagctgccaCTGTCTGCACTGAGAAAGGTGTGGGGGGAAGCAGTCAGCTACATTTGTGGACTGAAAGAGGACTACATCCGCCTGTACCGGGGACAGAGAGCTGCCAT ACTGAGCCTGCTGCGTTACAACACCAACTTAACACGATACAAGAACCTGCTGTTCTCCCAGTCGCAGCAGCTCAAAGCCAAACTGGCCTTTTTTAAGACCAGCATACAGCACGACCTCGAGCAGTACACCAAGCAGAGACACACCGGCGTCT cttCGGAAAAATTGCTAAAGACTTGGCAGGAAAATGAAGACAAGGCTGATGGATATATGAAG GTTGCAGATGTGGGGTATCTGGATGAAGAGATAGTGGCAGTACATTTTGAGATTGTGGAGTTGCAGAGGAGTCCATTTGCAAGGAGACAGGGTGATGTCATGGAACAGCT TGAGCAGAAGGCGATTGAACTCTACAAGCAACTGAAAGCTAAATGCAAAA GTCCTGACCCTCCACATGGCTACAGTGACAGCTCCGACATGGTGAAGACAATACTCCAAACAGTTCAGAACCAGGACAGGGTGCTCAAAGACTTGTACACTCACCTGAG TACAATTCTGGTGTGTAAGCGTCGCATCGTTGATTTGTTCCCTAAGTTGGAGAGGGCGGTGGGAAACATAAAAACCGCAGAGGCAGCAGTGATGCAGATGCAaatgaagagacagaaagagttCTGGTACCTCCTCAAAATTGCCTGT GCCCAGAGCAATTCTCCACCACAATCGCTTTTGCAACGGCCCACTGACAG TGAAACTGTTCATGAATTACTGGATGCAAATCAACGTTATCTGAGTCAGCTTACTTCTCTACTGCAAGACACCACCCAGGAGATGGAGCACAGTGTTATG GAGCAGGACTGGAGCTGGACTCAGTACAGAGCAGTGAAGAACCCGACCAAAGACTCGGTGTTATGA
- the LOC115596366 gene encoding inhibitor of nuclear factor kappa-B kinase subunit alpha-like isoform X1, whose product MERTALKQSQLCGSWEMKERLGMGGFGHVYLYQHLESGEKIAVKLCRLELNSKNKDRWSREIQIMKKLNHVNVVQAREVPEELSTIALNDLPLLSMEYCSRGDLRKVLNKPENCCGLKESEVLSLLSDIGSGIQYLHENKIIHRDLKPENIVLQEIDGKLVHKIIDLGYAKDLDQGSLCTSFVGTLQYLAPELFESKPYTVTVDYWSFGTVIFECTCGFRPFLHHMQPVQWTSKVKNKGPKDIMAVEDMNGEVRFSTHLPYPNNLSRPLLEPTESLLQMLLLWDPAARGGGLDPDTKKPSCYTALQNILNMKVIHVLDMTSAQLHSLVLGAEENLHSLQLRLETHTQSHISPLSQELLLETGISLDPRRPPSHCLPEGLRGCDSSIVFLFDKSLNKYSGPLTARPLPDSVNFIVRETKTQLPLSALRKVWGEAVSYICGLKEDYIRLYRGQRAAILSLLRYNTNLTRYKNLLFSQSQQLKAKLAFFKTSIQHDLEQYTKQRHTGVSSEKLLKTWQENEDKADGYMKVADVGYLDEEIVAVHFEIVELQRSPFARRQGDVMEQLEQKAIELYKQLKAKCKSPDPPHGYSDSSDMVKTILQTVQNQDRVLKDLYTHLSTILVCKRRIVDLFPKLERAVGNIKTAEAAVMQMQMKRQKEFWYLLKIACAQSNSPPQSLLQRPTDSETVHELLDANQRYLSQLTSLLQDTTQEMEHSVMEQDWSWTQYRAVKNPTKDSVL is encoded by the exons ATGGAGCGGACTGCACTGAAACAGAGCCAGCTGTGTGGCTCCTGGGAGATGAAGGAGAGGCTTGGGATGGGAGGCTTTGGACACGTCTACCTGTATCAGCACCTT GAGTCGGGAGAGAAGATTGCTGTGAAACTTTGCCGCCTGGAGCTCAACTCCAAGAACAAAGACCGCTGGAGCCGAGAGATTCAGATCATGAAGAA GCTCAACCATGTGAATGTGGTTCAGGCCAGAGAAGTTCCTGAAGAGTTGAGCACCATTGCTTTAAATGACTTACCTCTATTGTCTATGGAGTATTGCTCAAGAGGAGACCTACGCAAG GTGCTAAATAAACCAGAAAATTGCTGCGGGCTAAAGGAGAGTGAAGTCCTCTCGCTGCTCAGTGACATTG GTTCTGGTATCCAGTACCTCCATGAAAACAAGATCATTCACAGAGACCTTAAGCCAGAGAACATAGTTCTGCAGGAGATTGATGGGAAG CTTGTCCATAAAATCATAGATCTGGGTTATGCTAAAGACCTTGATCAGGGCAGTCTGTGTACATCCTTTGTTGGAACTCTCCAGTATCTG gCTCCAGAGCTGTTTGAGAGTAAACCCTACACTGTAACAGTGGACTACTGGAGCTTTGGGACTGTGATCTTTGAATGCACTTGTGGCTTTCGACCCTTTTTACACCACATGCAACCTGTACAGTG GACAAGTAAAGTCAAGAACAAAGGTCCCAAAGACATAATGGCAGTGGAGGACATGAATGGGGAAGTCAGATTCTCCACACACCTCCCATATCCCAACAATCTCAGCAG gCCGCTGCTGGAACCAACCGAGTCTCTTCTGCAGATGCTGCTACTGTGGGACCCTGCAGCACGTGGTGGAGGGCTGGATCCAGACACAAAGAAGCCGAGCTGCTACACAGCTTTACAGAATATTCTCAACATGAAG gtGATTCATGTGTTGGACATGACTTCAGCCCAGCTGCACTCGTTGGTTTTGGGTGCTGAGGAGAACTTGCACTCCCTGCAGCTTCgcctggagacacacacacagtcccacaTCTCCCCGCTGAgtcaggagctgctgctggagacgGGAATCTCCCTCGACCCACGCAGACCGCCCTCGCACTGTCTGCCAGAGGGATTG CGAGGCTGTGACAGCTCCATAGTCTTCCTCTTCGATAAGAGCCTGAACAAGTACTCTGGACCACTGACTGCCAGACCTCTGCCCGACAGTGTCAACTTTATAG TGagggagacaaaaacacagctgccaCTGTCTGCACTGAGAAAGGTGTGGGGGGAAGCAGTCAGCTACATTTGTGGACTGAAAGAGGACTACATCCGCCTGTACCGGGGACAGAGAGCTGCCAT ACTGAGCCTGCTGCGTTACAACACCAACTTAACACGATACAAGAACCTGCTGTTCTCCCAGTCGCAGCAGCTCAAAGCCAAACTGGCCTTTTTTAAGACCAGCATACAGCACGACCTCGAGCAGTACACCAAGCAGAGACACACCGGCGTCT cttCGGAAAAATTGCTAAAGACTTGGCAGGAAAATGAAGACAAGGCTGATGGATATATGAAG GTTGCAGATGTGGGGTATCTGGATGAAGAGATAGTGGCAGTACATTTTGAGATTGTGGAGTTGCAGAGGAGTCCATTTGCAAGGAGACAGGGTGATGTCATGGAACAGCT TGAGCAGAAGGCGATTGAACTCTACAAGCAACTGAAAGCTAAATGCAAAA GTCCTGACCCTCCACATGGCTACAGTGACAGCTCCGACATGGTGAAGACAATACTCCAAACAGTTCAGAACCAGGACAGGGTGCTCAAAGACTTGTACACTCACCTGAG TACAATTCTGGTGTGTAAGCGTCGCATCGTTGATTTGTTCCCTAAGTTGGAGAGGGCGGTGGGAAACATAAAAACCGCAGAGGCAGCAGTGATGCAGATGCAaatgaagagacagaaagagttCTGGTACCTCCTCAAAATTGCCTGT GCCCAGAGCAATTCTCCACCACAATCGCTTTTGCAACGGCCCACTGACAG TGAAACTGTTCATGAATTACTGGATGCAAATCAACGTTATCTGAGTCAGCTTACTTCTCTACTGCAAGACACCACCCAGGAGATGGAGCACAGTGTTATG GAGCAGGACTGGAGCTGGACTCAGTACAGAGCAGTGAAGAACCCGACCAAAGACTCGGTGTTATGA